From Daucus carota subsp. sativus chromosome 6, DH1 v3.0, whole genome shotgun sequence:
TAGACGAAATAGATAAGATCGAGTGTGCGGGAGATAAGATCCAGATTGTTCTCAAGTGTGTTGGTATTACGCATGCTGCGTGCCGCATGAAATTTTTTTGGCCAGGTGTAAGACATGCAGACCAAATGAGTGTGCGCGAGTACTTGTGGAGTCACCGTAAGGCATTTCTAATAATGctcttaaatcattttttaaaaaatatataatatatcggTAGAATATTGTAATGCTCTaactctaaatttttataattacttttaattcatatattattattattattattattattattattattattattattattattattattcggGAAAAAAGTAAGAGACAGAATAAGAGAGAAGTGAATACACAGTACGTATAGACGAATATCAtagagataaaaaaatattgagtcGTTAATTATCTCTATCTTATTTTGTTAAGGAGAAAATTAAGGATTAAACAtaccaatttattaaaaaaagtgatCACGTATAGCTTCTTTATTTAGAACCTACAGCCATACATGTCAACATTTATTAGACATAAACATTATACATTCAtgtttaattatcaaaactgaaaattgatcTGATACTTCGCTTGCTTGTTGTTGTCGAATACTCCCCAGTGCCTTTCAAACTCCTCAGAATCTCTTTTATTCTCATCAAACAAATTGAAGATATAAGTCTCTATACGCTTCTCAGGTCTTTTTGGAGTTCCATTGTTAAGTACATGGTTAATCAACCTGGTGTTATGGGTTGATGCATTTTCAATTGTAGCCGCGTCACCCCCATCAGTTGGCCAACCAATTTCAGACACGACCACATCTAAAGATGATCCACCGGCCTTCTCTAGAGCGGAATGTACACTATCAACCATGGCGTCAAAGACATTTGTGTAGCCAAGCGGTCCATCTTGTAAAATCGGATCTTGACGTTGGAAAGTAGCATATTCAAGACGTGGAGTTTGTCCGCTGTTGCCATGTGCATCAAACTCTGATGGAATATCTGCCTTGTTGTGCACATAGCTAAAGTAAGGGTGGAGATTTACCAACAATGGTACGTTGTTATTGTTTACTAGAAATTTGATAATGGGGTCAATAAACTGTCTAACTTCTGGCCTAAATTGACCCTGTGATGGTGGACAAGATTGGATGAGAATCTCAGACTGATCAATGGCAGTGGTGACTCTGATTTTATTTTGAAGCCCACACGCTGAAATTGCGTTCTGAATGTTTTGCATGGCTTGGAGAACAAACTGCGCGAACTGAGAAGTTTGGTCGTGGGCTGGAGTTATTCCATTACCAACTACAACATACCTAAAATTAACCTCTTGATAATTTTTGATGTTGTCTTGAACCCACTGATTAGCGTTATCCTGTGAAGAGGCCACTGATTGAAGTTGTTCGTTGGGGACGCCAATCACAACTTCAATTTTTGTATTTctaagagattgtaaagcattaTGGTCAGGACCATATAGTCTCATTCTTTGAATCCCAACGGTCTGGATGAGAGGGATGGCTTCTTGAGCTGTTGGTTGATTGTCAGCAAATGTTCCATAACATATACCTACAGGTTGTGCTCCTTGTTGACCGCAAGATTGTTGTCCTTGTTGGTTTCCACCTTGTTGACATTGGTTGATTCCACCTTGTTGTCCCTGTTGATTTTGGTTACTTCCACCTTGTTGACCTTGTTGTTGTCCTTGTTGACTTTGGTTACTTCCACCTTGTTGTCCTTGGTTGCTTCCACCTTGTTGCCCTTGACCTTGTTGGCTTCCACCTTGTTGCCCTTGACCTTTTTGGCTTCCACCTTGTTGCCCTTGATCTTGTTGGCTTCCACCTTGTTGTGGTCCTTGTTGGCTTCCACCTTGTTGACTTGTCTGACCTTGTTGGTTTCCACCTTGTTGGCCTTGTTGTTGTCCTTGTTGGTTTCCACCTTGTTGGCCTTGTTGGCTTCCATCTTGTTTGCCTTGTTGACCTTGATTGCTTCCAACTTGTTCGCCTTGCTGACCTTGATTGTTTCCACCTTGTTGTCCTTGTTGGTTTCCACCTTGTTGTCCTTGTTGGTTTCCGTCTTGTTGACTTCCACCTTGTTGTCCTTGTTGATTTCCACCTTGTTGGCTTCCACCTTGTTGTCCTTGCGATTGACCTTGTTGGCTTTGTTGTCCTTGCTGACCGCATTGGGATGCGTCTCCTACTTGTTTGCCACAGTTTTGTTGATCTCCTCCCTGTTGGCTACCTTGTTGGACTTTTGGTTGTTGGTCTTGATTGCCACCAGGTTGTTGACCACTTCCTTGTTGTCCTTGTTGGGATCCCGGTTGTTGGACTTGTTGGCCGCTAGGCTTCTGATCATTTGGTTGCTGGTTACAAGGTTGTTGGCCTCCAACTGCTTGTCCGCATGTTGGTTGGGCTCCAACTTGTTGTTCGTTAAGCAGACGAGAACctgttttaattaaatatacaagcAATTATATCATGAGActtaaataaattgatatcaTCATTAATTACAcaatcaaattattataatataatcttATACATTTGCATAGAAATAAAATTACTATTAATTCGAGGAGTTTAATGATACACGTACCTGTAGTAATATGCAAAGACCCGGTGACAAGTAAGGAAAGTAAAAGTAACACAAGAGGGATCCTGGAATGCATTTTATTTAGGAACTTGAGGCTATCTCTAATGGTGTTTTTTATACGGaggaaatgttttttttttcttatgatGATATGCATATAAGTGCGTCCTATTTATAGGGCAATGGATAATGTACCTGGCCAATATTATGGGCATATTAACTTGAGAGGCAAAGAGGGACAGATGGCATGCATGCAGGGTTGTTTGTTATATGACAAGTAACGTGTTTAAGTTTCTTTTATTATGTGGCTTGTTCTCTCACAAAGAGATAGCTATAAACTTATGATAAACTCTAATGAGTTGTGCACATCAAAGTTGTTCATATGAATTTGTATCTTAGATTCGGATTTTTcctaaaattgaaatatatgtgGCAAAGTGATCAAATGACAGCTGTGGCTTGAGTCGTATTTTTCCTAAAATTAGAATATATGTGGCGAACTGACTAACTCTTTCAAGAGAGAagctaattttaaaaagaaataaaattattccTTTTTCAACCTTCATTCACCGCGTGATAATTGAAGATATGAATTCGTTTCTTCTACAAATTTTATCcgtttacaaaatatatactgTATTTATTAATCGTCGAATATTTATCATAAAACATTTAACGATcaataaatgaaatttttttttacaaatatatttttaactttttgacATGATTATAGTGTTTTTATGTGTTATACATgaaataaaaatccaaaaattgttataaaattatattcatatattttaatttagaatgaaaataattagtttgtatttaaaatatttaaattgtgtaTTAAAAGCTAATTGAAGACGGAGAGAGTTACTGCATTTTTAATACTCGCCCAATCCCACTAATTGTTATAGaggtttttgttataatttaaattttaaatattttaaagaaaatagaattaaaataatttatgaattctatatattttataaaatatttaaaatacatgtcgaGCTATTCTTATCCACGTATTCAACCCAGGGCAATGAAGGAATCGGCCAAGTCTTCGTCGGTTGAGTTAGGCTATAGACTCAAGCACGGGGCAGGTTGTCAAACAAAACCTAAGAGCCTATCCATTTCAACCTACATCGATGAACCCCGGCGAAAGGACATCAAAGTTGCTCACATGGATCTTACTTTTTGTAGATGTAGATGTGCCATGTCCCCAGATGCTCGATGCTCAATGCTCGTTCAGGGATATATTCAACTAGaattcaaaaacaataattcattcataaaatttgaaaatattcacttcagattttaaaaacatatcaaaatctGAGAGTAtctagttaaaattttaaattatactactaaATATGGTTGTATTGAAGtaggatttttaaattatattttaaaatctgacAGTATTTGgttgaaattatttaaaattcctgatggtattcaaatactgatagatttttttttaatttcataaaatgatggattttgtgggattgatatttgaaatcctaccaaaattaatgagattttgaaacatGTGTTTAAATTCTAAATACTCTCACCAACTAGTGACATTTTATTTAGAATCAGCataaaatccaaatcaaattcaatccattaacaGTAAGACTCTCATTTAGTTTGACGAGTAagatactctctctctctcagcgGAACAGGTTAAAAGCTCGTTTGACTGAGTTtaatattatgatttataatttaatgtgaCTTTATTTGTTAAGATAAGAGTTTAGAATATGACTTACtgattaattattttgtgtTAACTCAGGCAACAGTTATGGGTGAAGAGTTAGAAAATCTTGAAAGGAGATGGGTACTTGTGTCAAGCGTGGTCTTTAAAAGCCATTTTCTCTGGAAATTATGCATTATACTCTTCAGACATCGTGCATGTCATTTTCTTCCTAATTAAACGCTCTTCAGACATCTCTTTTATGTATACATGTGAATAAGTAAGATCCTAGTTTTGTGCAATGTCGATACTTCCTTCCGTGTTTTTTTGTGTTGAGAATGAGAATCATGCCCATACTTTGTACTACTATGCAACTTTCCATCAAGGCAGTAGATGTTTATTTAGTTTTCTTGTCACTGTATACAAGTAAACTAAGACAAGTTTAACCCGGAAGGCATATCTTGATCACCCGATCAGACTCCAGTAGCATAATTTCCGCCAAGTTTCTGCTAAAATTCACACCAGTGGGataaaaacattataattaaGCAGTTCATTATAATTAATCTAGATCAAACACTGCAATATATCATATTGTGTCCAATCTATAATCCACTAAGCGTAGACACCAAATTAAACCTGCAAAAGTGTCTAAGACAGTAATTAACAGACAATACAGTAGCTAAAAAAATGTGTGTCTGAGTATGCGAATTCCAGTCTTTTCATTCACATTCCTAAAGTTACAAAAAAACTATGATAGCACTATCTCTGCCATTGCTTAATAAGGATTCCCATGAAAGGGTAAACACTGCTTATGCGATATCAGCATAAGAACACATTCCACGAtgacacccccccccccccccccccccccatcaCTCATTGAATCCTGGTATCATTGCTTAATGACAGAGAGATTTTGCGTGCTGATTAATAAGAAAGTATATGGTCATTCTTCGGACGCCAAGGAACTCATTATAAGCATGAACTTACTATCACTCCACGAAAGTTAATTCCAGTAGTTACTATAATGTATACAGTATGTGACAATAATTAGGAGAGCCTAATGATATATACCAAATTCTTAGAAAGGTGGTTAAAGCACCAAAAAACACAAGACAGTAGTTGAATAAGTGGTCCAGAAGGAAGTCATTATTTTCATAAAGGAGTTACTCCATAATTGGACTTAGCTAGTACAGTATGTTCTGATTTCAACAAGTTTTTATTGTATGTTCTGTGTTTTTGAGAAAACCGAATCATagtattatattctaacacttAATTACGCAGATTAAATGATCGACCTCTTTGACCACGGATAAGCAGATGACTATATATGAAGTGACTATCAATAGTCATTCAGATAGACTGGAATCTGAGCCGGGGCAACTTAGGTATATATTCCCTACTTTTCCCTCTCTGCTGTCAAATGTCAATCTACTCTCCAATGAGAAACAGTAGTAGATGTTAACAAACCAGAATTTTGTGGCCTTTCAATAATTGTAGAGCATCTAGAATTTTCGGCCAGGACCAGAGAAATTTTCTGTATTCTGTATTATATAAGTGATGATGAATTCCATTTCTCCCCTAAATTATATGACTTTTGGACGCTACattcttgaaattattttaCGAGGCCTCGGGTAAGAACATTTTTCTTTGGTAGGGACGGCCAAATCACTATCTCAACTAAAAGAACTAAAATAAACATGCACGATAATCATTTGTGCAGGTGGGCCTTTCTGGGGCATCATATGGGAGCAAACATACTTGGTAGGGGTCTCCAACTCTAAATTGGAAGTTTCATCTGTTTGGAAACTTACAGACCGTCAAAGAAAATAGCTCAGGCAACAGTTATGGGTGAAGAGTTAGAACACAAACAAGGTAACTGAAAGAGACAGGAAGGTAGTTTAATTTCCTGTGGTTTATAAAGTTCAGTATTGATTCAACTTTTTTCCTCCCTGATTGGAAACaatttatagaaaaataaaataaatggagAACAATTATCTTATAGTGTTAATAAACGGTCATCGGTTGGTTATAAGTGGTCAGTTATGTCTTTTCTTATAATGTTAATAAACGCGGTAAGTATGCTGCAATAATTGTATGTTGTGGACCTAACTATCTAAGAACCACCTTTATCTTCTTCTTAAATACTCTTCAAATATTCTTAAGATAATGTACCAATACTCATTCCTTTAAAGGTATTGACAACACTTTGTCCCTCCCAATCTCCCCAAGAAAATGCACTCACCTGCAGGAGTGTTCAGACAAAATGACGTGCTTGGCAGGTTACTTGTAGCCCTTTTATTAAGTTGTAACTGTAACAAAAACGATTTCTGTTCTAGCCTTCCTGCTGAGACCCCAACCGCTTCTCCCAACTCAAATCTCTCAATTTTATCATCACTACAGGCATTAAAACTTGATGGCCAAATCTTTTTTGACAACATCGACTATGCATCCAAGGACTTTGGCGATAGATACCATTTCCTTCCTGCAGCAGTTTTACATCCAAAAACAGTACAAGATATTTCATCCATAATTAAGCATATCTACAGTTTGGGCACCACTTCTGCTCTCACTGTAGCTGCCAGAGGCCATGGTCACTCCCTTGAAGGTCAATCACAAGCGCATAATGGACTGGTGATTAACATGGAATCATTTCGGGAACAAGACATGCACTTTCACACTGGAGAATTACCATATGTGGATGTGTCCGGTGGTGAACTATGGATAAATATACTGCAAGAGGGCCTTAAACATGGTCTCGCACCCAAATCTTGGACAGATTATCTTCATCTCACAGTTGGCGGAACTCTGTCAAATGCTGGAATCAGCGGGCAAGCCTTTAGACACGGTCCACAGATAGATAATGTCTACCAGCTTGAAGTTGTCACAGGTACATTGCAGAAacttataatacaatatatatttccAAACACACTGACTGTAACGCTCTACCTCAATTTTGAGCTcagcaaaacaaatataattgtatCATACGTTATCAAGTGTACTCTTTATTCGAACAGGAACAGGAGAAATAGTAACATGTACAAGCAAGCAGAATGCTGACCTTTATTATGGTGTTCTTGGAGGACTAGGCCAGTTTGGCATTATCACAAGAGCTAGAATCTCTTTGGAACCAGCACCCGCGAGGGTAATATTAATGTATCTACATACAAAAAGAATAACAAGCTCACGGTCATAAGAAGAATAAATTGATGAGCTTAATATTTCATCTTTTACAGGTAAAATGGATAAGAATGTTGTATAAAGACTTCAGCATGTTCTGCAGGGACCAGGAGCATCTTATATCATCACGAAATTCTTTTGATTATGTTGAAGGATTCGTGATAATAAACAGAACAGGTTTACTGAATAACTGGAGATCGTCATTTAAC
This genomic window contains:
- the LOC135147335 gene encoding uncharacterized protein LOC135147335, encoding MHSRIPLVLLLLSLLVTGSLHITTGSRLLNEQQVGAQPTCGQAVGGQQPCNQQPNDQKPSGQQVQQPGSQQGQQGSGQQPGGNQDQQPKVQQGSQQGGDQQNCGKQVGDASQCGQQGQQSQQGQSQGQQGGSQQGGNQQGQQGGSQQDGNQQGQQGGNQQGQQGGNNQGQQGEQVGSNQGQQGKQDGSQQGQQGGNQQGQQQGQQGGNQQGQTSQQGGSQQGPQQGGSQQDQGQQGGSQKGQGQQGGSQQGQGQQGGSNQGQQGGSNQSQQGQQQGQQGGSNQNQQGQQGGINQCQQGGNQQGQQSCGQQGAQPVGICYGTFADNQPTAQEAIPLIQTVGIQRMRLYGPDHNALQSLRNTKIEVVIGVPNEQLQSVASSQDNANQWVQDNIKNYQEVNFRYVVVGNGITPAHDQTSQFAQFVLQAMQNIQNAISACGLQNKIRVTTAIDQSEILIQSCPPSQGQFRPEVRQFIDPIIKFLVNNNNVPLLVNLHPYFSYVHNKADIPSEFDAHGNSGQTPRLEYATFQRQDPILQDGPLGYTNVFDAMVDSVHSALEKAGGSSLDVVVSEIGWPTDGGDAATIENASTHNTRLINHVLNNGTPKRPEKRIETYIFNLFDENKRDSEEFERHWGVFDNNKQAKYQINFQF
- the LOC108225601 gene encoding cytokinin dehydrogenase 1, whose protein sequence is MHSPAGVFRQNDVLGRLLVALLLSCNCNKNDFCSSLPAETPTASPNSNLSILSSLQALKLDGQIFFDNIDYASKDFGDRYHFLPAAVLHPKTVQDISSIIKHIYSLGTTSALTVAARGHGHSLEGQSQAHNGLVINMESFREQDMHFHTGELPYVDVSGGELWINILQEGLKHGLAPKSWTDYLHLTVGGTLSNAGISGQAFRHGPQIDNVYQLEVVTGTGEIVTCTSKQNADLYYGVLGGLGQFGIITRARISLEPAPARVKWIRMLYKDFSMFCRDQEHLISSRNSFDYVEGFVIINRTGLLNNWRSSFNPRDPLEASEFHSEGKTLYCLEIAKYFNPQENDIIEQIIDSLLLELSYIQSTLFLSEVSYLEFLDRVHAEEKKLRQMGLWEVPHPWLNLLIPKSKIHDFSQEVFGKILVDTSNGPVLIYPVNKSRWNNENSLVTPEENIFYLVAFLSSAVASSTGTDGLDHILMQNNRILEFCDSNCLGVKQYLPSYSTREEWKAHFGPRWETFRRRKTTYDPLAILAPGQRIFRKAVDSL